A window of the Alnus glutinosa chromosome 4, dhAlnGlut1.1, whole genome shotgun sequence genome harbors these coding sequences:
- the LOC133866620 gene encoding UPF0057 membrane protein At4g30660-like, whose translation MPSRCEMLCEIILAIVLPPVGVCFRHGCCSIEFFICLVLTILGYIPGIIYALYVIVFVDRDQYFDEYRRPLYA comes from the exons ATGCCGAGTCGCTGCGAAATGCTCTGCGAGATAATCCTCGCCATCGTCCTCCCCCCCGTGGGCGTCTGTTTCCGCCACGGTTGCTGCAgc ATTGAGTTCTTCATCTGCTTGGTCCTGACTATTCTTGGTTACATTCCTGGAATAATCTATGCTCTCTATGTCATCGTGTTTGTGGATCGCGACCAGTACTTTGATGAATACAGGCGTCCTCTCTACGCCTAG
- the LOC133867115 gene encoding uncharacterized protein LOC133867115 encodes MEFKFRAVDDRPPICPNPPSSVSYFTEHAFRGPGPMRNPSDVREAIEWELEKDRIREDIIVADITRRRMLEAEVRTALMIEREMAMRRLASIATPEGLLFEERFAMRFDPRLPPPMHPFESFAVPGYGGAFDTFPMMPRLLEAMPLDIKPPREINKDKLIVLAKPDPNLSGTKRKAVTPPAGSTSELPPFGLKKRPKEEWSCALCQVSATSERGFNEHLQGKKHKAKEARLIAQTMGKIASSTPLPKETTKPSKLTATTDIRSSGLQARVGGESLHQNKTGDGSDQKMEITEDLKNDNEQVLLQKNQNAEDSKTNGMATDQGAEKITEFKRKKFKFWCEMCQIGAYSQVVMEGHKKGKRHRLTLQELGQKDGFNVTTSFMAAPANTQKEVDTDLVAKE; translated from the exons ATGGAGTTCAAGTTTCGAGCCGTCGATGACCGACCGCCAATATGTCCCAACCCTCCTTCCAGCGTCAGCTACTTTACCGAGCACGCATTCAGAG GCCCGGGACCAATGCGAAATCCGAGTGACGTTCGTGAAGCGATCGAGTGGGAGCTCGAGAAGGACCGGATTAGAGAAGATATAATCGTCGCCGATATCACTCGGCGTCGAATGCTCGAGGCGGAGGTGAGGACGGCGCTGATGATCGAGCGAGAGATGGCAATGCGGAGGCTTGCCTCCATTGCCACGCCCGAGGGGTTGTTGTTCGAGGAGCGATTCGCAATGCGGTTTGACCCGAGGTTGCCGCCGCCGATGCACCCATTCGAAAGTTTCGCAGTTCCCGGTTACGGTGGTGCATTCGATACGTTTCCGATGATGCCGCGGTTACTGGAGGCAATGCCGCTTGATATCAAGCCTCCCCGGGAGATTAACAAGGATAAGCTGATCGTACTG GCTAAGCCCGACCCAAATCTTTCTGGAACAAAGCGGAAAGCTGTGACACCACCTGCAGGGAGCACTAGTGAGCTCCCACCATTTGGTTTGAAGAAGAGACCTAAGGAGGAGTGGAGTTGTGCCCTCTGTCAGGTCAGTGCCACAAGCGAGAGAGGTTTCAATGAACACCTTCAAGGTAAGAAGCACAAGGCCAAAGAAGCACGGCTTATAGCTCAGACAATGGGAAAAATTGCCAGCTCAACACCACTGCCAAAGGAAACTACAAAGCCTTCTAAGCTTACAGCTACCACTGATATCAGAAGCTCAGGACTGCAGGCAAGAGTAGGAGGGGAATCACTTCACCAGAATAAAACTGGGGATGGTTCAGACCAGAAAATGGAGATTACAGAAGATTTGAAGAATGATAATGAGCAGGTTCTGCTGCAGAAAAACCAAAATGCAGAAGATTCTAAGACAAATGGCATGGCAACAGACCAGGGAGCTGAGAAAATTACAGAATTTAAGAGGAAGAAATTTAAGTTTTGGTGTGAAATGTGTCAAATTGGCGCTTACTCTCAGGTGGTGATGGAGGGTCATAAAAAGGGGAAAAGGCACAGGTTGACGCTTCAGGAACTTGGTCAAAAAGATGGATTTAATGTGACCACATCTTTCATGGCAGCACCTGCTAATACTCAGAAGGAAGTAGATACAGATTTAGTGGCCAAAGAATAA